The following proteins come from a genomic window of Pseudomonas cichorii:
- a CDS encoding Ig-like domain-containing protein, giving the protein MEATDFLANLSPPAVPEALPDIPGGETNLLPLAALQRNLKVTFPLWGGSDPAPGRNERVVLNWDGREVAVKTFTTPITDPDTLFAEIPLAELIEGTHQLFYKVTLSTGNTNDSDPVTLTIDRTPATLAGNKDPLAFLPDLIGNRVTARYLEEHNNTLPATVPTYSPHRPGDTISWYWEQAPVGSLLAGEKTLSLVDMSLDIAIDGDVIVAGGDGQRYATYEVQDRAGNLSVLSRAALLSVDAQPIPLLMPSVRKSLPAGGGKGTLDPMLVTDGAVVVIPSEIDLQPSDLLTVYWTGITPEASHVTTTPIAAGGLEYGIPAIAVPGNIGSGREVEVYYTLTHQGGKVEESGKYLLTILPIPDARFPQPQCEQASGTPETLRLSAVPAGGADFFTRAWVFMAEKQKMNMRAEGVDKNTGGDLYFDMFKAREVTSSEIVAERVNAVLVRSFLEQLKLNAVFSVYIEVSFDGGLSYRVFRRLELTLVA; this is encoded by the coding sequence ATGGAAGCGACTGATTTTTTAGCGAACTTGAGCCCGCCAGCAGTGCCAGAGGCTTTGCCGGACATTCCGGGAGGAGAAACCAATCTTCTGCCTCTGGCGGCATTGCAAAGAAACCTGAAAGTGACATTTCCCTTATGGGGCGGAAGCGATCCAGCACCGGGCCGCAATGAAAGGGTCGTGCTGAACTGGGATGGCCGGGAAGTGGCTGTAAAGACATTCACGACGCCCATCACTGATCCAGACACTCTGTTTGCGGAGATTCCTCTGGCTGAATTGATTGAAGGTACGCACCAGTTGTTTTACAAGGTCACGCTTTCAACCGGCAACACTAACGACTCCGATCCCGTCACCCTTACCATCGACAGGACTCCTGCCACGCTTGCCGGCAATAAAGACCCGCTGGCTTTTCTTCCCGATCTGATCGGTAACAGGGTCACGGCCCGTTATCTGGAGGAGCACAACAATACACTTCCGGCCACTGTCCCCACCTATTCCCCCCATCGGCCCGGCGACACCATCAGTTGGTATTGGGAGCAAGCACCGGTTGGTTCTCTGCTGGCGGGTGAGAAGACCCTGAGCCTGGTCGATATGAGCCTGGACATCGCAATCGATGGCGATGTGATTGTTGCCGGTGGCGATGGCCAGCGGTATGCGACCTATGAAGTTCAGGACCGGGCCGGAAACCTCAGTGTATTGTCTCGCGCCGCACTGCTGTCCGTGGATGCGCAGCCGATTCCGTTGCTGATGCCTTCGGTCAGGAAATCGCTGCCAGCAGGCGGTGGCAAGGGAACACTGGACCCGATGCTCGTCACGGATGGGGCCGTGGTGGTCATCCCCTCGGAAATCGATCTGCAGCCCTCCGACCTGCTCACGGTCTACTGGACCGGTATTACTCCCGAGGCCAGCCACGTCACAACTACCCCCATCGCGGCGGGTGGTCTTGAGTATGGAATACCGGCTATCGCAGTACCCGGCAATATAGGTTCAGGCAGAGAAGTCGAGGTGTATTACACCTTGACCCATCAGGGTGGCAAGGTTGAAGAGTCCGGGAAGTATCTGCTGACCATCCTGCCGATTCCCGATGCCCGGTTTCCCCAGCCACAATGCGAACAGGCAAGCGGGACACCGGAGACACTTCGTCTTTCTGCAGTACCCGCCGGTGGAGCAGACTTCTTCACCCGGGCATGGGTGTTTATGGCCGAGAAGCAAAAGATGAATATGCGGGCAGAGGGAGTGGACAAGAATACGGGGGGCGATCTGTACTTCGACATGTTCAAGGCGCGTGAGGTAACTTCAAGTGAGATCGTTGCAGAGAGAGTCAACGCCGTGCTGGTTCGTTCGTTTCTGGAACAGTTGAAACTCAATGCGGTCTTCTCGGTATATATTGAAGTGAGTTTCGATGGCGGGTTGTCGTACAGGGTGTTCAGACGGCTGGAGTTGACGTTGGTGGCTTGA